One segment of Bacteroides caecimuris DNA contains the following:
- a CDS encoding IPT/TIG domain-containing protein, giving the protein MKEKYEKRSGWYRTILLLMALCVLGSCNDGNDNGEDPSNVAFDPNKPVVVKDINPKKGGAGQRLVIMGDNFGNNPSLVNVYVSGKKAVVINVKSNAIYCFMPEGAYTGEIEVKITVGDEQEVLAEVAPGLKFDYQKKMLVSTLLGTRRDDGQYDSKDGPFNDCGALGAPNWLEFDPKYKHLIYIAQDAAGGEENEGGGNMRVIDLNNEYLGTALTDGNIHGNRRGRSVNFFDEDHMAVAVDQGDELRAAVYGYTRTKEPPQSYAPGESPNYEMWGNKVTLVKYKQCNTVAFHPVHHDMYFNSYEKGQFFRADHEKIQEIFDGVRPDGLEAKKDCEELFQMDNGWEYNIRMHPTGNYAYIVAINQHYIQRTNYDWERHTFLAPYVVAGEARTANYVNAIGTSARFHTPYQGVFVKNPAYAGQEDEYDFVICDKLNQCLRIITPQGEVSLFAGRGSSSLNNNPWGYIDGDLLQEARFDRPKGLAYDEENGIFYVGDGSNRRIRKIAKEGE; this is encoded by the coding sequence ATGAAAGAAAAGTATGAAAAAAGGTCGGGGTGGTATCGGACGATATTGCTGCTGATGGCCTTATGTGTTTTGGGAAGTTGCAATGATGGCAACGATAATGGGGAAGACCCAAGCAATGTGGCGTTTGATCCGAACAAGCCTGTTGTAGTGAAAGACATCAATCCTAAGAAGGGAGGCGCTGGACAACGTCTAGTGATTATGGGAGATAATTTCGGTAATAATCCCTCCTTAGTCAATGTCTATGTCAGCGGGAAGAAAGCAGTAGTGATCAATGTAAAAAGCAATGCTATCTATTGTTTTATGCCGGAAGGTGCCTATACGGGAGAAATAGAGGTGAAAATTACTGTCGGTGACGAACAGGAAGTATTGGCGGAGGTAGCTCCCGGACTTAAGTTCGATTACCAAAAGAAAATGCTTGTAAGTACGTTGCTGGGAACTCGGCGTGATGATGGGCAGTACGATAGTAAGGATGGACCTTTCAATGATTGCGGAGCACTCGGTGCACCCAATTGGCTGGAGTTCGACCCTAAATACAAACACCTGATCTATATAGCACAAGATGCTGCTGGTGGTGAAGAAAATGAAGGAGGCGGCAATATGCGTGTTATCGATCTGAATAACGAATATTTAGGTACGGCGCTTACCGATGGTAATATTCATGGTAATCGTCGCGGACGCTCCGTCAATTTCTTTGACGAAGATCACATGGCAGTGGCTGTAGACCAAGGCGACGAATTAAGAGCTGCCGTTTATGGGTACACTCGAACCAAAGAACCGCCTCAAAGCTATGCACCCGGTGAGTCTCCCAACTATGAAATGTGGGGGAATAAAGTAACGTTGGTGAAGTATAAGCAGTGCAACACCGTTGCTTTCCATCCTGTGCATCACGACATGTATTTCAATAGTTATGAAAAAGGACAGTTTTTCCGTGCCGACCATGAAAAGATTCAGGAAATCTTCGATGGAGTCCGTCCCGACGGGCTTGAAGCAAAAAAAGATTGTGAGGAACTCTTTCAAATGGACAATGGATGGGAGTACAATATCCGCATGCATCCTACGGGTAACTATGCCTATATTGTGGCTATCAATCAGCATTACATTCAGCGAACCAACTATGACTGGGAACGCCACACCTTCCTGGCTCCTTACGTAGTGGCAGGAGAAGCCCGTACCGCTAATTATGTCAATGCAATTGGAACCTCTGCCCGTTTCCATACTCCCTATCAAGGAGTATTTGTGAAAAATCCTGCTTATGCCGGACAGGAAGATGAATACGATTTTGTTATCTGTGATAAATTGAATCAGTGTCTCCGCATTATCACTCCACAGGGGGAAGTCTCTCTGTTCGCAGGTCGCGGAAGTTCGAGTCTGAACAATAATCCATGGGGATACATTGATGGAGACCTTTTGCAGGAAGCCCGCTTCGACCGCCCGAAAGGATTGGCTTATGATGAGGAAAACGGTATCTTCTATGTGGGTGACGGTTCGAACCGGCGCATCCGTAAGATAGCCAAAGAAGGAGAATAA
- a CDS encoding SusC/RagA family TonB-linked outer membrane protein: MKKIFILYTLLLCSICMNVMAQQMVTVQGVVIDENKEPLIGVNVTVKDVPGLGAITDINGKYSIKMEPYHKLVFSYIGYTTVEVLVKELRTVNVTMKEAEAKAIDEVVITGTGVQRKLTQTGAISTVNVDLLKSNPSSSIVNSLAGNVPGIMARQVSGQPGKNVSEFWIRGISTFGASSSAYVLVDGFERDMSEINIEDIATFSVLKDASETAIYGSKGANGVVLITTKHGKAGKINIDAKVETSYNARTITPEFEDGFKYASLLNEARVTRNNEPIYRSEELDILRLGLDPDFYPNTDWQDMLLKDGSWSHRVNLNMNGGGTTARYFVSASYVKENGMYNTDESLKDDYNTNAAYHRWNYRLNTDIDITKTTLLKVGVAGFLSKRNSPGLGDADVWGELFGYNPIQTPVVYSDGRLPAIGTGNKTNPWVAATQTGFNEHWTNNIETNVSLEQKLDFVTKGLSFVGRFGYDNNSQNNIERHKWPEQWFAVSRDKNTGEIVWKKVSDSSNMTQKSTSEGDRREFFDVQLNWDRSFGNHHPTATLKYTQDSYVKTVNLGDDLKNGISRRNQDLAGRVAYNWAYRYFVNFNFGYNGSENFAKHNRFGFFPAASVAWNVAEESFVKKNLKWMNMFKVRFSYGKVGNDNMGVRFPYLYTIANKFKIGDNEYTYGGYNWAKYGSSNSYNGLSMPNLGSPLVTWEVATKKDLGIDLALFNDKFTGTIDYFDEKREGIYMERKHLPAIVGHYGVNPSANVGAMRSRGFDGHFNFRQKIGNVDVDIRGNMTYSKNEILEKDEENNVYGYQMERGYRVNQCRGLIALGLFKDYDDIRNSPKQEFGAVQPGDIKYRDVNGDGVVNDGDIVAIGATSKPNLIYGLGVTAKWKGLDVNVHFQGAGKSSFFTYGKCVYAFTEGEWGNVFKGMLDDRWVDSETAEKLGIPANENPNASYPRLSYQGDGASNNNYRNSTFWLRNGSYLRLKTVDVGYTLPKSWVNKLHFNNIRIFVVGTNLLTFSKFKTWDPEMGDARGESYPLSKSVTMGLSVNL, from the coding sequence ATGAAAAAAATATTTATACTGTACACTCTGCTGCTGTGTAGCATTTGCATGAACGTAATGGCGCAGCAGATGGTCACCGTGCAGGGTGTCGTAATTGATGAGAATAAAGAACCGCTGATCGGTGTAAACGTGACGGTTAAGGATGTGCCTGGTTTGGGAGCTATCACGGATATCAACGGTAAATACTCCATTAAGATGGAACCTTATCACAAACTGGTGTTCTCTTACATCGGTTATACCACTGTAGAAGTGTTGGTAAAAGAGTTGCGTACCGTCAACGTCACGATGAAAGAGGCGGAAGCCAAAGCGATAGACGAAGTGGTGATCACTGGTACGGGCGTTCAGCGCAAACTGACTCAGACGGGTGCCATCAGCACGGTCAACGTAGACCTGCTGAAAAGCAATCCGTCATCAAGTATTGTCAACTCCTTGGCGGGTAATGTGCCGGGCATCATGGCGCGTCAGGTCTCCGGTCAGCCGGGAAAGAACGTTTCCGAGTTCTGGATACGTGGTATCTCCACGTTCGGTGCCAGTTCATCTGCGTATGTGTTGGTAGACGGATTCGAACGTGACATGAGCGAGATCAATATCGAAGATATCGCCACTTTCTCCGTGTTGAAAGACGCCTCCGAAACGGCTATTTACGGTTCGAAAGGTGCTAACGGTGTAGTATTGATCACTACCAAACATGGTAAAGCAGGCAAGATCAATATCGATGCTAAGGTGGAGACTTCGTACAACGCACGTACTATTACGCCTGAGTTTGAGGATGGCTTCAAGTATGCCAGCTTGCTCAACGAGGCACGTGTCACTCGTAATAACGAACCGATCTACCGGTCAGAAGAACTGGATATTCTTCGTTTGGGGCTTGATCCGGATTTCTATCCGAATACCGACTGGCAGGACATGTTGCTGAAAGACGGCTCATGGAGTCATCGTGTCAATCTGAACATGAACGGTGGAGGTACTACAGCGCGTTATTTCGTGTCGGCCAGCTATGTGAAGGAAAACGGTATGTACAATACGGACGAATCGTTAAAGGATGATTATAACACGAATGCGGCTTACCATCGTTGGAACTATCGTTTAAATACTGATATTGACATTACCAAAACTACCTTATTAAAAGTCGGAGTGGCAGGGTTCTTATCCAAACGCAACAGTCCGGGATTGGGAGATGCTGATGTGTGGGGCGAGTTGTTTGGTTACAATCCCATTCAGACTCCGGTGGTGTATTCTGATGGCCGTCTGCCGGCGATTGGTACGGGCAACAAAACTAATCCTTGGGTAGCTGCCACACAGACCGGTTTTAATGAACACTGGACAAATAATATTGAGACGAACGTATCGTTGGAACAAAAATTGGATTTCGTGACCAAAGGATTGAGTTTTGTAGGACGCTTCGGGTATGATAATAACAGCCAAAACAACATCGAACGCCATAAATGGCCGGAACAGTGGTTTGCAGTATCGAGAGACAAGAATACGGGAGAAATCGTATGGAAGAAAGTGTCGGATAGCAGCAATATGACTCAAAAGAGTACTTCTGAAGGCGACCGTCGCGAATTCTTTGATGTACAACTTAATTGGGACCGTTCGTTTGGAAACCATCATCCAACTGCAACATTGAAGTATACACAGGATTCTTATGTGAAAACAGTCAATTTGGGAGATGATTTGAAGAACGGTATCAGCCGGCGCAATCAAGACTTGGCGGGTCGCGTGGCATACAACTGGGCTTACCGTTATTTTGTGAATTTCAATTTTGGTTATAACGGTTCCGAAAACTTTGCCAAGCACAATCGTTTCGGATTCTTCCCTGCTGCTTCCGTGGCTTGGAACGTCGCTGAGGAATCTTTCGTGAAAAAGAATCTGAAATGGATGAACATGTTTAAGGTCCGCTTCTCTTACGGTAAGGTAGGTAATGATAATATGGGAGTTCGTTTCCCTTATCTGTATACGATTGCAAATAAATTCAAGATTGGTGATAATGAGTATACTTATGGCGGATATAATTGGGCGAAATACGGATCGAGCAATTCTTATAACGGTTTGAGTATGCCTAATCTCGGCTCACCGTTGGTGACGTGGGAAGTAGCTACCAAAAAAGACCTCGGAATCGACCTTGCCCTTTTCAACGATAAGTTTACGGGTACTATCGATTATTTTGATGAAAAGCGTGAAGGCATTTACATGGAACGTAAGCATTTGCCTGCCATTGTCGGTCATTATGGTGTCAATCCGTCGGCAAACGTCGGTGCCATGCGCTCACGCGGATTCGATGGTCATTTCAATTTCCGCCAGAAAATAGGCAATGTAGATGTGGATATCCGTGGTAACATGACTTATTCAAAGAATGAGATACTTGAAAAGGATGAGGAAAACAACGTATATGGTTACCAGATGGAGAGAGGCTATCGGGTAAATCAGTGCCGTGGTCTGATAGCTTTGGGATTGTTTAAAGATTACGATGATATCCGTAACAGCCCGAAACAAGAGTTTGGTGCCGTACAACCCGGAGACATCAAGTATCGGGACGTCAACGGTGATGGAGTGGTGAACGACGGTGATATCGTAGCTATCGGTGCTACCAGCAAGCCGAACTTGATTTATGGTTTGGGGGTTACCGCCAAATGGAAAGGACTGGATGTGAATGTTCATTTCCAGGGTGCAGGCAAATCATCTTTCTTCACGTATGGCAAATGTGTGTATGCCTTCACCGAGGGTGAGTGGGGAAATGTCTTTAAAGGAATGCTGGATGACCGATGGGTAGATTCGGAAACTGCCGAGAAATTGGGTATTCCTGCCAATGAGAACCCGAACGCCAGCTATCCGCGCCTGAGCTATCAGGGCGACGGAGCCAGCAACAATAACTATCGTAATTCTACATTCTGGTTGCGCAATGGTTCGTACCTCCGTCTGAAAACAGTTGATGTCGGATACACCTTGCCCAAATCATGGGTCAACAAATTGCATTTCAATAATATCCGCATCTTTGTGGTAGGAACCAACCTATTGACATTCTCCAAATTTAAAACTTGGGATCCGGAGATGGGAGATGCGCGTGGTGAATCTTATCCATTGTCGAAGTCTGTCACAATGGGTTTAAGTGTTAATCTATAA
- a CDS encoding RagB/SusD family nutrient uptake outer membrane protein: protein MKKIIYILLIAVLGIGMQSCSDYLDSDYIFNDRETIEKVFNDRDKTDQWLATAFSYLKDHCADVCSKGHIPFNFADDMYYGDRDVNYDASNANALSYNSFKEGNYDENTKQEAWTACYRGIRQASVFIQNVDMSTKFDSEEEKADYKAQARFVRAYYYWILLRRYGPIPLLPDEGIDFTDEYDEIATPRSPYDVCAEYISNEMLLAAKDLPLRRGELSSARPTRGAALAARAQALLFAASPLANGNNDDFAQQLVDDKGNRLLSADYSEEKWAKAAAACKDVIKLDVYRLYTTGIRTTDSPAEPATITPPTCEPYSSLPFPEGWADIDPFESYRSVFNGQLDEMSNPELIFTRGQNIGGENIRAMVVHQLPRQATGWNTHGLTQKMVDAYYMNDGSDCAGMNSEPEYKAVYPREMWNDRPRETGFTENNADYKPLDAGVSLQYANREPRFYASVAYNGTRWYLGNESQSVNKNIQVFNYRGLKNGYANTMFWLRTGIGVMKYVHPDDTYENGNINNARFKPEPAIRYADILLMYAEALNELTPGVNYDIPSWDGAMTYQISRDKEEMRTGIKPVRMRAGVPDFADDIYSDQDKFRIYLKRERMIELMGEGKRYYDLRRWKDAPREESLPVYGCNTLMMQGDREQFHTPVAVWNLSATFSQKMWFWPISHSELKRNKRLTQNPGWTYND from the coding sequence ATGAAAAAAATAATTTATATCCTGTTGATAGCGGTGTTGGGAATAGGCATGCAGTCTTGTTCCGACTATTTGGATTCCGACTATATTTTTAATGACCGGGAGACGATAGAGAAAGTATTCAACGACCGAGACAAGACTGACCAGTGGTTGGCAACAGCTTTCAGTTATCTGAAAGATCACTGTGCGGATGTGTGCAGTAAAGGTCATATTCCGTTTAATTTTGCCGATGATATGTATTATGGCGACCGTGACGTGAATTATGACGCTTCTAATGCCAATGCGCTTTCTTACAACTCCTTTAAAGAAGGAAATTATGATGAGAACACCAAACAGGAGGCCTGGACAGCGTGCTATCGGGGCATCCGTCAAGCTAGTGTTTTTATTCAGAATGTGGATATGAGCACGAAGTTCGACAGCGAAGAAGAGAAGGCAGACTATAAGGCGCAGGCGCGTTTTGTCCGTGCTTATTATTACTGGATATTGCTCCGTCGCTATGGTCCCATTCCATTGTTGCCTGACGAAGGCATCGACTTTACCGATGAATATGATGAGATCGCCACTCCACGCAGCCCGTATGACGTATGTGCCGAATATATCAGTAATGAAATGCTGCTTGCCGCTAAGGATCTGCCTTTGCGTCGGGGAGAACTTTCTTCCGCGCGTCCTACTCGTGGTGCCGCGTTGGCAGCCCGTGCTCAGGCATTGCTTTTTGCTGCCAGTCCGTTGGCAAATGGCAATAACGACGATTTTGCGCAACAGCTTGTGGATGATAAAGGAAACCGACTGTTATCTGCAGACTATAGTGAGGAAAAATGGGCAAAGGCGGCAGCTGCTTGTAAGGATGTGATAAAGCTTGATGTCTATCGTCTCTATACTACTGGCATCCGTACGACAGACTCTCCGGCAGAACCGGCCACAATTACTCCTCCGACTTGCGAGCCTTATTCAAGCCTGCCTTTCCCCGAAGGATGGGCAGACATCGACCCGTTTGAATCTTACCGGTCGGTATTCAACGGACAGTTGGACGAAATGAGTAATCCGGAATTGATTTTTACTCGTGGACAGAACATTGGCGGTGAGAACATCCGTGCGATGGTCGTTCATCAATTGCCGCGCCAGGCTACGGGATGGAATACGCATGGACTGACGCAGAAGATGGTAGATGCCTATTACATGAACGACGGATCCGATTGTGCGGGTATGAATTCCGAGCCTGAATACAAGGCTGTGTATCCTCGTGAAATGTGGAACGATCGTCCGCGGGAGACAGGTTTTACGGAAAATAATGCGGACTATAAGCCTCTTGATGCGGGTGTCTCTCTGCAATACGCCAATCGCGAACCGCGTTTCTATGCTTCTGTTGCTTATAATGGCACACGCTGGTATTTGGGTAACGAATCGCAATCTGTGAACAAGAATATCCAGGTGTTCAACTATCGCGGATTGAAGAATGGATATGCCAACACCATGTTCTGGTTGCGTACGGGTATCGGTGTTATGAAATACGTACACCCGGATGATACGTATGAGAATGGAAATATAAATAACGCCCGTTTCAAGCCGGAACCAGCCATTCGCTATGCCGATATTTTGCTGATGTATGCCGAAGCCTTGAACGAATTGACACCGGGTGTGAATTATGACATTCCTTCTTGGGACGGAGCGATGACTTATCAGATCAGCCGTGACAAAGAGGAAATGCGTACAGGGATCAAACCGGTACGTATGCGTGCCGGAGTACCCGATTTTGCGGACGACATATACTCGGACCAAGACAAATTCCGCATTTACTTGAAGCGCGAGCGTATGATTGAGCTGATGGGAGAGGGTAAACGCTATTATGACCTCCGCCGTTGGAAAGACGCTCCGAGAGAAGAGTCGTTGCCGGTTTACGGTTGCAATACATTGATGATGCAGGGTGACAGAGAACAGTTCCACACACCGGTTGCCGTATGGAACCTGTCGGCTACCTTCTCGCAGAAGATGTGGTTCTGGCCTATTTCTCACAGTGAACTGAAACGTAACAAACGCCTGACACAGAATCCGGGCTGGACGTATAATGACTAA
- a CDS encoding DUF4973 domain-containing protein yields the protein MKRIYNLLFALVALVAFGSCNDEWTEELYEHYVSFKAPINSNGVSRINIPYKAGQVSTYQLPVLVSGSTANQQKLMVKIGIDKDTLDVLNEARFSSRDDLYYKELDAKHYSFPETVEIQPGENSTLLNIDFNLTGLDLVEKWVLPLTIEESPTGEYTPNYRKHYRKALLRVMPFNKYSGTYSGTALMNYMKNAGDGGNDPLVKSEIVSYAVDENTIFFYAGTIDETRKDRANYKIKAFFDPESNKVNLTCDNGEVNFRTNKQATYFIKEEMDEKQPYLLKRTIMIRDIDYDYTDYTMAPSASIEYNVKGEMSILRKINTQIPDEDQAIEWD from the coding sequence ATGAAAAGAATATATAATCTATTGTTCGCACTAGTAGCGTTGGTAGCATTCGGTTCGTGCAACGACGAATGGACTGAAGAACTATATGAACATTATGTCTCTTTCAAGGCTCCGATCAATAGCAACGGAGTGTCGAGAATCAATATTCCCTATAAGGCAGGTCAGGTCAGTACTTACCAACTGCCGGTACTTGTAAGTGGGAGCACCGCCAACCAGCAGAAACTGATGGTAAAGATCGGGATTGACAAGGATACACTGGATGTGCTCAACGAAGCACGTTTCAGTAGCCGGGACGACCTGTATTACAAAGAGTTGGACGCTAAGCACTATTCTTTCCCCGAAACGGTGGAAATACAGCCGGGCGAAAACTCTACTTTGCTGAATATTGATTTTAACCTGACAGGATTGGACTTGGTGGAGAAATGGGTATTGCCGTTGACGATTGAGGAGAGCCCGACAGGCGAATACACTCCCAACTATCGCAAGCACTACCGCAAAGCGTTGCTTCGTGTAATGCCGTTCAATAAATATTCGGGCACTTATAGCGGTACAGCTTTGATGAATTATATGAAGAATGCCGGTGATGGTGGAAACGATCCGTTGGTGAAGAGTGAAATCGTCTCCTATGCGGTAGATGAAAATACCATTTTCTTCTATGCCGGTACCATAGATGAAACCCGAAAGGATCGGGCAAACTACAAAATCAAGGCATTCTTCGATCCTGAAAGCAACAAGGTGAATTTGACTTGTGATAATGGTGAAGTTAATTTCCGTACCAATAAACAAGCTACGTATTTCATCAAAGAAGAGATGGATGAGAAACAACCGTATTTGCTGAAACGTACCATCATGATTCGTGATATAGACTATGATTATACGGATTATACGATGGCACCGAGTGCTTCTATCGAGTATAATGTGAAAGGTGAGATGTCTATCTTACGTAAGATCAATACACAAATACCGGATGAAGACCAGGCTATAGAATGGGATTAA